In Perca fluviatilis chromosome 18, GENO_Pfluv_1.0, whole genome shotgun sequence, one genomic interval encodes:
- the naga gene encoding alpha-N-acetylgalactosaminidase: MHLAVLLFASALFVATFALDNGEMRTPPMGWLAWERFRCDIDCEHDPKNCISENLFMDMADRLSEDGWRELGYVYVNIDDCWSSMKRDENGRLQADPKRFPGGIHKLARYMHDRGLKLGLYGDMGTHTCGGYPGTTLDKIKIDAQTFADWEVDMFKFDGCYSNATEQEKGYPLMSKALNATGRPIGYSCSWPAYQGGLPPQVNYTQLGEICNLWRNYGDIQDSWDSVLNIIDWFFENQDVLIPAAGPGQWNDPDMLIAGDFGLSMEQSRAQMALWAIMAAPLFMSNDLRTISSGARSILQNKMAISINQDAMGIQGRRILKEKSQIQVFWRPLSNNASALVFFSRRNDMPYRYQTTLSKLNYTTGSYKIYDVFTEKTMVLKDSTSFVVSVNPTGVVMWYVSAPAKLNHHQFYKGGRLQGSGYDDENAMPRVFL; encoded by the exons ATGCATTTGGCGGTGCTTCTGTTTGCGTCGGCGCTCTTTGTGGCCACCTTCGCCCTCGACAATGGAGAGATGAGGACCCCTCCAATGGGCTGGTTGGCATGGGAACGATTCCGCTGTGACATTGACTGTGAACACGACCCCAAGAACTGCATCAG TGAGAATCTGTTCATGGACATGGCAGACAGACTGTCAGAGGACGGCTGGAGGGAACTTGGCTACGTCTATGTGAACATAGATGACTGCTGGTCCTCCATGAAGAGAGACGAGAATGGACGGCTGCAGGCTGACCCTAAAAG ATTCCCAGGAGGCATCCACAAACTGGCACGCTACATGCATGACAGGGGTCTCAAGCTGGGCCTCTACGGGGACATGGGCACACACACCTGTGGGGGCTACCCCGGCACAACACTGGACAAGATCAAGATAGACGCTCAGACATTCGCTGACTGGGAGGTGGATATGTTTAAGTTTGACGGCTGTTATTCTAATGCCACAGAGCAAGAGAAGG GTTACCCGCTCATGTCAAAGGCTTTAAATGCTACTGGCCGTCCCATTGGCTATTCCTGCAGTTGGCCTGCCTACCAGGGTGGCCTGCCACCTCAG GTAAACTACACTCAGCTGGGCGAGATCTGCAACCTGTGGCGTAACTATGGCGACATCCAGGACTCTTGGGACAGTGTCCTGAACATTATTGACTGGTTCTTTGAAAACCAGGATGTCTTGATACCTGCAGCTGGTCCTGGACAGTGGAATGACCCTGATATG CTGATTGCTGGCGACTTCGGCCTCAGCATGGAGCAGTCTCGGGCTCAGATGGCTCTGTGGGCCATTATGGCTGCTCCTCTTTTCATGTCCAATGACCTGCGTACCATCAGCAGCGGGGCCCGCAGCATCCTGCAGAACAAAATGGCCATCAGCATCAACCAGGACGCCATGGGCATCCAAGGAAGGCGCATTCTAAAG GAGAAGAGTCAAATTCAGGTGTTCTGGCGCCCCCTGTCAAACAATGCCAGTGCATTGGTCTTCTTCAGTCGTCGTAATGACATGCCCTACCGCTACCAGACTACCCTCAGCAAACTCAACTACACCACCGGCAGCTACAAG ATCTACGATGTCTTTACTGAGAAGACCATGGTGCTGAAAGACTCCACCAGCTTCGTGGTGTCCGTGAACCCCACAGGTGTGGTCATGTGGTATGTGTCTGCGCCCGCCAAACTGAACCATCACCAGTTCTACAAAGGTGGCAGACTCCAGGGGTCTGGATATGATGATGAAAACGCCATGCCCCGTGTCTTCCTCTGA